Proteins encoded in a region of the Zea mays cultivar B73 chromosome 2, Zm-B73-REFERENCE-NAM-5.0, whole genome shotgun sequence genome:
- the LOC103648144 gene encoding uncharacterized protein gives MDTAMQRLLDAMAQMEECLTDVLTGRGREQATHGRTSSFNDDSGADCILINVGTNCTAEDDPPYSVTAAAEVDSLPNPNDDCIEEFSPGFDGEPIFDEEPNDSIAEFVDVPFHGGRISTGGIHHPASTMPRLHASVVVDDCIEGFDVLDEDAASANAADFASTVGDATPQATETRLNVGWVRWLEGRTGPYDDIAAAQTLFSDFSDDDSARTCDVTDVPVVHSALKVFVQMLNGGSEHPQEGMQTSIARCARISACDTHQPTTSMSWLHTRVHRSVQTPSLRGVVGIAQTSGRPDARSLMDSSRSWIFTDDIGRLVPSRDGSVHTTLDIGCGVMSWGAYLLSWDILAMAFALQDSHEAQVQFTLEHGVPAMISVLVGKEVVEGGVVLCKDEERPKVPHDGFSDEGLNTLPTRCLTNCVNLIQNCFSHSCSCRWDSVLHKQPWPPPVQPVQFVIPGDGVQVWLPPWPPPVWEFWLSLKITGPQMMHSVGYFGLPVMPATCITISEIVSGSSEQIFPETFLQSLHDCRVCLSENTGRSLLQLPCHHLFCLMCLKSNCRIHVIEGNLTQVWLREDAVAYFKNMFDGGLRPTSNAFNKVIDGWVKVDMLNEAHGFFDMMPQKDIDDVTVVIFYFGGQHVGWEMKTEWLSNGWLCLVCGASDTQELPLHFIKLAKDTYTSDCMFEKIGYGTVSEALVYMLSLLFVRRDYCNEEPFFRNVLEHCQCGIEMIRRDLFTGHWKHYLQGAIPLQPCFDGLINVGKVAARTLQDTVVGNSCIVSRQPPWPPPTRHHFRTMHAETVANWNHLFSWCFANSDLGELLTLNCPADRAMVLLMYQIELRLLNWAWADECVFNLCLLRLHSAVHSSLANAYKSWLITVIHRTHPIGQDHVWHNVDRGVVCGIKDRCCARLAKLVLSATLTQDSGKLSQLELHHPLLLNTQSSGLRTSRISSGGECQHIIFSSSQRW, from the coding sequence ATGGATACTGCGATGCAACGTCTTCTCGACGCAATGGCGCAAATGGAGGAGTGCTTGACCGATGTGCTGACTGGCCGTGGTCGCGAGCAGGCCACCCACGGACGTACTTCCTCCTTCAACGACGATTCAGGTGCCGACTGCATCCTCATCAACGTCGGCACCAACTGTACCGCGGAAGACGACCCCCCCTACTCTGTCACCGCCGCCGCTGAGGTCGATTCTCTCCCCAACCCCAACGACGACTGCATCGAGGAGTTCAGCCCAGGCTTCGATGGAGAGCCAATTTTCGACGAGGAGCCCAACGACTCCATCGCCGAGTTCGTCGACGTCCCCTTCCACGGCGGCAGGATCTCAACCGGTGGTATCCACCACCCGGCCTCCACCATGCCGAGGCTGCACGCGAGCGTGGTCGTCGACGACTGCATCGAGGGGTTCGACGTGTTGGACGAGGACGCCGCGAGCGCCAACGCGGCTGACTTCGCCTCCACGGTGGGGGACGCCACACCCCAGGCCACCGAGACGCGGCTCAATGTCGGATGGGTGCGCTGGCTGGAAGGGCGGACTGGCCCCTACGACGACATCGCAGCAGCACAAACCCTCTTCTCCGATTTCTCCGACGACGACAGCGCCAGGACTTGCGATGTCACCGACGTCCCCGTTGTGCACTCCGCACTCAAGGTGTTCGTCCAAATGCTCAACGGCGGGAGTGAGCATCCACAAGAGGGGATGCAAACCTCCATCGCGCGGTGCGCCAGGATCTCCGCCTGTGACACCCACCAGCCGACCACCTCCATGTCGTGGCTGCACACACGCGTCCATCGCTCCGTGCAGACGCCGTCCTTGCGGGGCGTCGTCGGAATCGCCCAGACGAGCGGCAGACCCGACGCACGCAGCCTGATGGACAGCTCACGGAGCTGGATCTTCACCGACGACATTGGCAGGCTCGTCCCGTCCCGCGACGGCTCCGTCCACACCACACTCGACATCGGATGCGGGGTGATGAGCTGGGGCGCGTACCTGCTGTCATGGGACATACTAGCCATGGCGTTCGCGCTGCAGGACTCTCACGAGGCGCAGGTGCAGTTCACGCTGGAGCATGGCGTACCGGCCATGATCAGCGTGCTCGTTGGGAAGGAGGTAGTTGAGGGCGGCGTTGTGCTGTGCAAGGACGAAGAGCGCCCCAAGGTGCCACACGATGGCTTCAGCGACGAGGGTCTCAACACCTTGCCCACCAGGTGTTTGACGAATTGTGTTAACCTCATACAGAATTGTTTCTCGCACTCATGCAGTTGCAGATGGGATTCGGTGCTACATAAGCAACCATGGCCACCACCCGTGCAGCCCGTGCAGTTTGTGATACCGGGAGATGGTGTTCAAGTCTGGCTTCCGCCTTGGCCACCACCTGTGTGGGAATTCTGGCTGTCACTGAAGATTACTGGTCCACAGATGATGCATTCGGTAGGATACTTTGGATTGCCAGTTATGCCAGCGACATGTATTACAATTTCAGAGATTGTGTCTGGTTCAAGCGAGCAAATATTTCCTGAAACATTTCTGCAAAGCTTACATGATTGCAGAGTTTGTCTTAGTGAAAATACTGGCAGAAGTTTACTCCAGCTCCCATGCCACCATTTGTTTTGCTTGATGTGTTTGAAGTCTAATTGCAGAATTCATGTAATAGAAGGGAATTTAACCCAGGTCTGGTTAAGAGAAGATGCAGTTGCTTACTTCAAAAATATGTTTGATGGTGGCCTGAGGCCAACCTCAAATGCATTTAACAAAGTTATAGATGGCTGGGTGAAGGTTGATATGCTCAACGAGGCCCATGGGTTCTTTGATATGATGCCTCAAAAGGACATAGATGATGTTACGGTGGTCATTTTCTACTTTGGAGGACAACATGTGGGCTGGGAAATGAAGACAGAATGGTTGTCTAATGGTTGGCTATGTTTGGTATGTGGTGCATCTGATACTCAAGAGCTTCCTCTACATTTCATTAAACTTGCAAAGGATACGTACACATCTGACTGCATGTTCGAAAAAATCGGATATGGCACTGTGAGTGAGGCTTTGGTTTACATGCTGTCCTTACTATTTGTTCGAAGAGATTATTGCAATGAGGAACCATTTTTTAGGAATGTGCTTGAGCATTGTCAATGTGGCATTGAGATGATACGGAGGGATTTATTTACTGGCCATTGGAAACATTATCTTCAAGGTGCTATACCACTTCAACCCTGCTTTGATGGTCTCATAAATGTTGGCAAGGTAGCCGCACGTACCCTCCAAGATACTGTTGTAGGGAATTCTTGCATTGTGTCTAGACAGCCTCCATGGCCACCCCCAACGCGTCACCATTTCAGAACTATGCATGCTGAAACTGTGGCAAATTGGAACCACTTATTCAGCTGGTGTTTTGCAAATTCAGATTTGGGTGAATTACTGACTCTCAACTGCCCTGCTGACAGAGCAATGGTGCTGCTGATGTACCAAATTGAGTTGAGACTGCTCAATTGGGCTTGGGCAGACGAGTGTGTTTTCAACCTGTGTCTACTTCGACTACACAGTGCTGTTCATAGCAGCCTAGCCAATGCTTATAAATCCTGGTTGATAACAGTGATTCACCGAACACACCCAATTGGCCAAGATCATGTTTGGCATAACGTGGATAGGGGTGTGGTGTGTGGAATTAAGGATAGATGCTGTGCAAGATTGGCAAAGCTAGTTTTATCTGCTACACTGACACAAGATTCTGGCAAGCTTTCTCAACTTGAATTGCACCATCCATTGTTGTTGAATACTCAGTCAAGCGGCTTGAGGACAAGCCGCATTTCAAGCGGTGGGGAATGTCAGCATATCATCTTCTCCTCAAGTCAAAGATGGTAA